In Streptomyces longhuiensis, the following proteins share a genomic window:
- a CDS encoding acyl-CoA dehydrogenase family protein produces MNYADRDPALRPFLDRVLSADDRARVEPLLTGLGALAAGDLDRQAALADANPPRLVQYAPGGERVDEIEYHPAHDRAAAIAYEEFGLAAMSHRPGVHGWPSKVPHTVKYALSYLYVQSEFGMACPLSMTDSAARILRLFDPERYAAEIAALSSTDPGLRATGAMFMTEKQGGTDVGLTETVATDRGTHWTLTGKKWFASNPGADVILTLARVPGQGEGTRGLGMFLVPRLRPDGTRNAIRIDRLKDKLGSKSIASGEVTLEEAYATPVGQLADGFRQMAEMLNVSRLSNAMRATALMRRAVRESVDHTRVRHVFGKPLFEQPLMRATLLPMIIDTEGALALVLEAADRLTAADEEATRGEEGVARALVRVLTPLAKHTLCKRARSVTGEAMEIRGGNGYIEDWVNPRLVRDAHLGSIWEGSSNVIALDVLRCMRRQAAHRTLADTYGDRAETRGRWELLRKKGDALLELPADEQEMRIGRYADELTRAVMETLLYDQADHETETTGNGRALLVARTCTALLDDPDTPPRAALDHLAELAEGGRVESTPSQETPARGTPAQENTVKESAAHA; encoded by the coding sequence ATGAACTACGCCGACCGCGACCCCGCGCTGCGCCCCTTCCTCGACCGTGTCCTGTCCGCCGACGACCGCGCCCGCGTCGAGCCCCTCCTGACCGGACTCGGCGCCCTCGCGGCCGGCGACCTCGACCGGCAGGCCGCGCTCGCCGACGCCAACCCGCCCCGCCTCGTCCAGTACGCCCCCGGCGGCGAACGCGTCGACGAGATCGAGTACCACCCGGCCCACGACCGCGCCGCCGCCATCGCCTACGAGGAGTTCGGGCTCGCCGCGATGTCGCACCGCCCCGGCGTCCACGGCTGGCCGTCCAAGGTCCCGCACACCGTCAAGTACGCCCTGTCCTACCTCTATGTGCAGTCCGAGTTCGGCATGGCCTGCCCCCTGTCGATGACGGACTCGGCCGCCCGCATCCTGCGCCTGTTCGACCCCGAGCGGTACGCGGCCGAGATCGCCGCGCTCTCCTCCACCGACCCCGGACTGCGGGCCACCGGCGCGATGTTCATGACGGAGAAGCAGGGCGGCACCGACGTCGGCCTGACGGAGACCGTCGCCACCGACCGGGGCACGCACTGGACGCTGACCGGCAAGAAGTGGTTCGCGTCCAACCCGGGCGCCGACGTGATCCTCACCCTCGCCCGCGTCCCCGGCCAGGGCGAGGGCACCCGCGGCCTCGGCATGTTCCTCGTCCCGCGCCTGCGCCCCGACGGCACCCGCAACGCGATCCGCATCGACCGTCTCAAGGACAAGCTCGGCTCGAAGTCCATCGCGAGCGGCGAGGTCACCCTCGAAGAGGCGTACGCGACACCGGTCGGCCAACTCGCCGACGGCTTCCGGCAGATGGCCGAGATGCTCAACGTCTCCCGGCTGTCCAACGCCATGCGCGCCACCGCCCTGATGCGCCGCGCGGTCCGCGAGTCCGTCGACCACACCCGCGTGCGCCACGTCTTCGGGAAGCCGCTCTTCGAGCAGCCCCTGATGCGGGCCACGCTCCTGCCGATGATCATCGACACGGAGGGGGCGCTCGCGCTCGTCCTGGAGGCGGCCGACCGCCTGACGGCCGCCGACGAAGAGGCCACCCGTGGTGAAGAAGGGGTGGCCCGCGCGCTGGTCCGCGTCCTCACCCCGCTCGCCAAGCACACCCTGTGCAAGCGCGCCCGCTCCGTCACCGGCGAGGCCATGGAGATCCGTGGCGGCAACGGCTACATCGAGGACTGGGTCAACCCGCGGCTCGTGCGCGACGCCCACCTCGGCTCCATCTGGGAGGGCTCCTCGAACGTCATCGCGCTCGACGTGCTGCGCTGCATGCGCCGCCAGGCGGCCCACCGCACCCTCGCCGACACGTACGGCGACCGCGCCGAGACGCGGGGCCGCTGGGAGCTGCTGCGCAAGAAGGGCGACGCCCTCCTCGAACTCCCCGCCGACGAGCAGGAGATGAGGATCGGCCGGTACGCCGACGAGCTCACGCGCGCCGTCATGGAGACCCTCCTGTACGACCAGGCCGACCACGAGACGGAGACCACCGGCAACGGCCGCGCCCTCCTCGTCGCCCGCACCTGCACCGCGCTCCTCGACGACCCGGACACCCCGCCCCGCGCCGCACTGGACCACCTGGCCGAACTGGCCGAGGGTGGAAGGGTCGAGTCCACCCCGTCGCAGGAGACCCCGGCGCGCGGGACCCCGGCGCAGGAGAACACCGTGAAGGAGTCCGCCGCACATGCCTGA
- a CDS encoding acyl-CoA dehydrogenase codes for MGIAITQEQEELSDAVRGWLARAVPPEEVRKLLDAPAAPVGRPAHWDGLAGQGLLGLHLPEEYGGGGGDLVDLAAVLEEAGRAALPGPFAANAAASLVLRHAGAAGLAASLASGDRIGAVALGTGTLTAVTVSDGLVLDGTAPPVLSGGDADLLLLAAESATGTVWVAVDAGTAGIGVRVHESADPTRPTAEVTARGALVPAARILAVDTATVRDLASVVLAADACGVAAWALHTAAEYAKVREQFGRPIGQFQGIKHLCADMLVRVEQARALVWDAARAAGEEAPVGAEAPGSGEGSDGGGARELAVALAAGAALDAAYSCAKDCVQVLGGIGFTWEHDAHLYLRRAVVARQLLGAGDAHRLRAVRLAEGGARRELRLELPAEAEVFRALAREAIEGMPGLAPAAARRALAPTGYAAPHLPEPYGLGAGPVQQLAVQQELAAAGVRVSDLGIGTWVVPSLLAYGTPEQRDRYLLPTLRGDVQWCQLFSEPGAGSDLASLRTKAERTEDGRWRVNGQKVWTSAAQWADHGILLARTDPDAPKHKGLTYFVVDMKRTEGIDVRPLKEITGDSLFNEVYFDDVLLPEDAVVGQVDDGWRVARNTLGNERVHMADQLTFDTGLEALIARAGALDGAYRARIGALAAEAHALACIGLRTTMRQVAGAEPGPGASVRKLVQTPHQQKVAELALELLGPEGALREGAGERALHGFLMSRCLTIAGGTTQVQLNVVAERILGLPRD; via the coding sequence ATGGGCATCGCGATCACGCAGGAGCAAGAGGAGCTGTCGGACGCCGTGCGCGGCTGGCTCGCACGCGCCGTGCCGCCCGAGGAAGTGCGCAAACTGCTCGACGCCCCCGCGGCCCCGGTGGGCCGCCCCGCCCACTGGGACGGACTCGCCGGGCAAGGGCTGCTCGGCCTCCATCTCCCCGAGGAGTACGGCGGCGGGGGCGGCGACCTCGTCGACCTCGCCGCCGTCCTCGAAGAGGCGGGACGGGCCGCGCTGCCCGGGCCCTTCGCGGCCAACGCCGCCGCCTCGCTGGTCCTGCGCCACGCGGGGGCCGCCGGTCTCGCCGCGTCCCTCGCGTCCGGCGACCGCATCGGCGCGGTCGCCCTCGGTACGGGAACGCTGACCGCCGTCACCGTGTCCGACGGGCTCGTCCTCGACGGGACGGCGCCGCCCGTCCTGTCCGGGGGCGACGCCGACCTGCTCCTCCTGGCCGCCGAGTCCGCGACCGGGACCGTGTGGGTCGCCGTCGACGCGGGCACCGCCGGAATCGGCGTCCGCGTCCACGAGAGCGCCGACCCCACACGCCCCACCGCGGAGGTCACCGCCCGGGGCGCCCTGGTGCCGGCCGCCCGGATCCTCGCCGTCGACACGGCCACCGTCCGCGACCTGGCCTCCGTCGTCCTCGCGGCCGACGCGTGCGGCGTCGCGGCATGGGCCCTGCACACGGCGGCGGAGTACGCGAAGGTCCGGGAGCAGTTCGGCCGGCCGATCGGACAGTTCCAGGGCATCAAGCACCTGTGTGCGGACATGCTCGTCCGGGTCGAGCAGGCGCGGGCGCTGGTGTGGGACGCGGCACGGGCGGCGGGGGAGGAAGCGCCGGTCGGTGCCGAGGCGCCGGGGTCCGGCGAGGGGTCGGACGGGGGCGGGGCGCGTGAGCTGGCCGTCGCTCTCGCCGCCGGGGCCGCGCTCGATGCCGCGTACTCCTGCGCCAAGGACTGCGTACAGGTCCTCGGCGGGATCGGGTTCACCTGGGAGCACGACGCGCATCTGTATCTGCGGCGGGCCGTCGTCGCGCGGCAGCTGCTCGGCGCGGGGGACGCGCACCGGCTGCGGGCGGTGCGGCTCGCGGAGGGCGGGGCACGGCGCGAGCTGCGCCTGGAGCTGCCGGCGGAGGCGGAGGTGTTCCGGGCGCTGGCCCGCGAGGCGATCGAGGGGATGCCCGGCCTCGCCCCGGCCGCCGCCCGCCGCGCCCTCGCACCCACCGGCTACGCCGCGCCGCACCTGCCCGAGCCGTACGGCCTCGGCGCGGGCCCCGTCCAGCAGCTCGCCGTACAGCAGGAGCTCGCCGCCGCGGGCGTCCGCGTCAGCGACCTCGGCATCGGGACCTGGGTCGTCCCCTCGCTCCTCGCCTACGGCACCCCGGAGCAGCGGGACCGCTACCTGCTGCCCACCCTGCGCGGCGACGTCCAGTGGTGCCAGCTGTTCTCCGAACCCGGCGCCGGCTCCGACCTGGCCTCGCTGCGGACCAAGGCCGAGCGCACCGAGGACGGGCGCTGGCGCGTCAACGGGCAGAAGGTGTGGACGAGTGCCGCCCAGTGGGCCGACCACGGGATCCTGCTCGCCCGCACCGATCCGGACGCCCCCAAGCACAAGGGGCTCACCTATTTCGTCGTCGACATGAAGCGGACCGAGGGCATCGACGTACGGCCCCTGAAGGAGATCACCGGGGACTCGCTCTTCAACGAGGTGTACTTCGACGACGTGCTGCTCCCCGAGGACGCCGTGGTGGGGCAGGTGGACGACGGCTGGCGCGTCGCCCGGAACACGCTCGGCAACGAACGGGTCCACATGGCCGACCAGTTGACGTTCGACACGGGCCTGGAGGCACTGATCGCCCGCGCCGGAGCACTCGACGGCGCGTACCGGGCGCGGATCGGCGCGCTCGCCGCGGAGGCGCACGCCCTGGCCTGCATCGGGCTGCGCACGACGATGCGACAGGTGGCCGGCGCGGAGCCCGGCCCGGGGGCGTCGGTACGGAAACTGGTGCAGACGCCGCACCAGCAGAAGGTCGCCGAACTCGCGCTGGAGCTCCTCGGCCCCGAGGGTGCCCTGAGGGAGGGGGCGGGGGAGCGGGCGCTGCACGGGTTCCTGATGTCGCGCTGCCTGACGATCGCCGGCGGCACGACGCAGGTGCAGCTGAACGTGGTGGCGGAACGGATCCTGGGGCTGCCTCGCGACTGA
- a CDS encoding MFS transporter, whose translation MQHDAPVPGVSATQARDARRAGVTAFVGTTIEWFDFYIYGSASALVLGKIFFAEASPAVGTLAAFATFWVGFLARPLGGLIFGHFGDRYGRKKALVTTLTMMGAATFCVGLLPGYAQIGVAAPVLLVLLRMIQGVAMGGEWGGAVLIATEYAPPKRKLLYGAFAQQGSPVGNLLATLSFLGIAQLPDAAFESWGWRVPFLFSAVLVAVGLFIRLRLAETPEMTAALERKQTSKLPIKDVLTRSPMLVLLGVLAGTAGVAITYVKTTFALSWATSDLGFDRTSFLTVISLALVVQVVVQPFGAVLASKWPVRKAVLWMLLPEFVVLPLMFVLVGTGNFWLAVLGMGLATFPHAMYYAALAGILARVFPVEVRYTGMSLSYQLCTTLFAGTAPIVSQYLLNATGSIWPVVALGLGYTLVTLVGVLPLLARTAAAPEPAAVTTRTASHA comes from the coding sequence ATGCAGCACGACGCCCCAGTCCCCGGGGTCAGCGCAACCCAGGCCCGTGACGCCCGCCGCGCCGGTGTCACCGCCTTCGTCGGGACCACCATCGAGTGGTTCGACTTCTACATCTACGGCTCCGCATCCGCTCTGGTCCTCGGCAAGATCTTCTTCGCCGAGGCCTCGCCCGCCGTGGGCACCCTCGCCGCCTTCGCCACCTTCTGGGTGGGCTTCCTGGCCCGCCCCCTCGGCGGCCTGATCTTCGGCCACTTCGGCGACCGCTACGGCCGCAAGAAAGCCCTCGTCACCACGCTCACCATGATGGGCGCCGCCACCTTCTGCGTCGGCCTGCTCCCGGGCTACGCCCAGATCGGCGTCGCCGCGCCCGTCCTGCTCGTGCTGCTGCGCATGATCCAGGGCGTCGCGATGGGCGGTGAATGGGGCGGCGCGGTCCTCATCGCCACCGAGTACGCCCCGCCCAAGCGCAAGCTCCTGTACGGGGCGTTCGCCCAACAGGGCTCGCCGGTCGGCAACCTCCTCGCCACGCTCTCCTTCCTCGGCATCGCCCAGCTCCCGGACGCCGCCTTCGAGTCCTGGGGCTGGCGCGTCCCGTTCCTCTTCTCCGCCGTACTCGTCGCCGTCGGCCTGTTCATCCGCCTGCGGCTCGCCGAGACCCCCGAGATGACCGCGGCCCTCGAGCGCAAGCAGACGTCAAAGCTGCCGATCAAGGACGTCCTGACCCGCTCGCCGATGCTGGTCCTGCTCGGTGTCCTCGCCGGCACGGCCGGTGTCGCGATCACCTACGTCAAGACGACGTTCGCCCTGTCCTGGGCCACCTCCGACCTCGGCTTCGACCGCACGTCGTTCCTGACCGTCATCTCGCTCGCGCTGGTCGTGCAGGTCGTCGTGCAGCCCTTCGGTGCCGTCCTCGCGAGCAAGTGGCCGGTCCGCAAAGCCGTGCTGTGGATGCTGCTGCCCGAATTCGTCGTGCTGCCGCTGATGTTCGTCCTCGTCGGGACCGGGAACTTCTGGCTGGCCGTCCTCGGCATGGGCCTCGCCACCTTCCCGCACGCCATGTACTACGCGGCGCTCGCCGGCATCCTCGCGCGGGTCTTCCCCGTCGAGGTCCGCTACACGGGCATGTCCCTCTCGTACCAGCTCTGCACGACGCTGTTCGCCGGGACCGCGCCGATCGTCTCCCAGTACCTGCTCAACGCCACCGGCTCGATCTGGCCCGTCGTCGCGCTCGGCCTCGGCTACACCCTCGTGACCCTCGTCGGTGTCCTGCCGCTGCTCGCCCGTACCGCCGCCGCGCCGGAGCCGGCCGCCGTCACCACCCGCACCGCCTCCCACGCCTGA
- a CDS encoding LysR family transcriptional regulator, whose product MELRHLSGFVAVAEELHFGRAAERLHIAQSPLSQQIKLLERDLGVKLFDRTTRTVRLTAAGHALLGPARHLLAEASAVRRTVQAAHLGEVGRVTVGFAGASSYSALPLLTRAVTSELPGIELVLEGQTYTGEALGRIADGSLDVGFVALPVRRGITARVVRMERLVLALPDSHPLARQDEVHFAELAHEPFVTFPVARGSAVREAMVQACHDAGFAPRIAQEAPDSYNMLALVGAGVGLAVVVASARAIHLEHVVFRPLVGDDVPVLPIALGWRTGNRSAPLQAVLRVAEEVLPTPPDAPDAGA is encoded by the coding sequence GTGGAGCTCAGACACCTCTCAGGATTCGTCGCCGTCGCCGAGGAACTGCACTTCGGGCGGGCCGCCGAGCGGCTGCACATCGCGCAGTCGCCGCTCAGCCAGCAGATCAAGCTGCTCGAGCGGGATCTGGGCGTCAAGCTGTTCGACCGGACCACCCGGACCGTGCGGCTCACCGCCGCCGGGCACGCGCTGCTCGGGCCCGCCCGGCATCTGCTCGCCGAGGCCTCGGCGGTGCGCAGGACCGTGCAGGCCGCGCACCTCGGGGAGGTGGGGCGGGTCACCGTCGGGTTCGCGGGGGCCAGCAGCTACTCCGCGCTGCCGCTGCTCACCCGCGCCGTCACCTCGGAACTCCCCGGCATCGAGCTGGTGTTGGAGGGTCAGACCTACACCGGCGAGGCGCTCGGGAGGATCGCGGACGGGTCCCTCGACGTGGGGTTCGTGGCGCTCCCGGTGCGGCGCGGGATCACCGCGCGCGTCGTGCGGATGGAGCGCCTCGTCCTCGCGCTGCCCGACAGTCATCCGCTCGCCCGACAGGACGAGGTCCACTTCGCCGAGCTGGCGCACGAGCCGTTCGTGACGTTCCCCGTCGCCCGTGGCTCGGCGGTGCGCGAGGCCATGGTGCAGGCCTGCCACGACGCCGGGTTCGCGCCGCGGATCGCGCAGGAGGCGCCGGACTCGTACAACATGCTCGCGCTCGTCGGGGCGGGCGTCGGGCTCGCCGTCGTCGTGGCGTCCGCGCGTGCCATCCATCTGGAGCACGTCGTGTTCCGCCCACTGGTCGGGGACGACGTGCCGGTGCTCCCCATCGCCCTCGGCTGGCGCACCGGAAACCGCTCGGCACCGCTCCAGGCGGTCCTGCGCGTGGCGGAGGAAGTCCTGCCGACGCCCCCGGACGCGCCCGACGCCGGCGCCTGA